The DNA region CTGCTTTTTAGTCAGTTTGACTATTGTATATAAATTCTCAACAAAGCACTCCCTTATTGCCTGTACCAGGGTTGACTGCTCCCACCATTCCACCCTTAGTGTGCcactaaatatatttattgtttacAGTTTTCTGTACCCTTGCCCTGCATCCCATCCCACattagctccatgagggcagctaATGTTTTGTTCAGTGATGTGTCCCATCTAAGAAAATGCTTGGCAtctattaggtgctcaataaatatttgttgaatgaacaaatgaatcaaTGAAGCTCATGGTCAGGGACATTCccttctatgtttttttttttttctttcccgaACATTTATAAGAGAGATCAGTACATAGTGAGTACTTTGTTAATGTTAAATGACTTAAATGCTTGGTATATGGTCTCTTTTCATGAATTTCCACATGAATTGTAGAATCAGCTTGTTAATTTCTAcaaaagaatttagaattttttattattactgctgtaacaaattgccacaaacttagtggcttacaaAAACCCAAACTTAGCTTGTTTATGCTTTgcacacagttctggaggtcagaagtctaaaatagGTCTTatgaggctaaaatcaaggtgtcagcagggctgcattccttctggaggctttaggggagaatctgtttcttgccttttccagcttctagaggctgcctgaatTCCTTGCCTTGTACcacccttccatcttcaaagccagcagtcacatttccttctctgactctgactcttctgcctccttctttcCCTTATAGGGACCCTTCGGATTCCATTGGGACCATCTAGATAATCCAGCATACTCTCCtagtctcaagatccttaacataatcacatctgcaaagtcccctttgccatgtaagataAGATATTCATATGTTCCAGGGATAAGGACAGGAACCTTTGGGTGGGGATTATTATTCTGCCTACCTCAGCATCTTAACAGTATTaaatcttcctatccatgaacaaaGTATAACTCTCCTTATATTTACTATGTATTAAATTTCTGTCAGTTTTCAGTGTGTAgatctttcacttcttttgtcatatttatctctaaatatttcatatttttcatgcTATTATAAGTTTTGATGTTTCTAAAATTCCAAATCCAGTTGTTCTTTACTAGTTTGTATaaatttagttttcatttattgatcttgtatcttgcagtctttctaaaattcatttattctaggGAAATAAAttggattttctatataaatGATTATGTTGTCTGTGAATTAAGACAGTTTTTCTTCTACCTTTCCAGTCTGGAAAGGAaaggctttttatttctttttcttgcctaattacagtggttagaacctccagtacagtgtcgaataaaagtggtgacattcttgtcttgttccttatcttagaaagctttcagtctttcactattaaaTATGATATTACCTATAGTTTTTTCATAGATGCTCTTCATCAGCTTGAAGTTCCTTCAATTCCtggtttgctgattttttttttttttgtactcaggaatggatgttgaattttgtcaaatgccttttgtATATTCTTTCATCTAGTGAGGTGAtcctatgatttttctcttttagtttgttgacatggtgaattacattcagttcaaaatacttccTGATTTATCTGTTAATTTCTTATTtacccatgggttatttagaagtacaTGATTTAGTTTCAAAATGTTTGGGGACTTTTTCAGAgatatttctgttattgatttctaatttaatttgtgctcagagaacatactttaaaatttactaacacttgttttatggcccagaatttGGTCTCTCTCAGTAAGTGCTCTGTGTACACTTGAGAAGGATATATATTTTGCTGATATTGAGTGGAGTGTTGTATAAATGTCAATCAGGTCAtgttggttgatagtgttgttcacgTCTACTATatgcttgctgattttctgtgtttatcaattattgagagaggggtgttgaaatctgactataattgtggatttgtctatttttccttacAGCTCTATCAGttattgcttcatgtattttttatggtttttacaaatattttgtttattttaatgaagcTGGTACTGACGATGCCCATTTAAAACCTATATCCCAGGCCAAAAAGTACAAATAAAGTCAAAAAGAGCAGTGTTCTGTTGCATACACTTCTGCATGAATAACTTTAACTGCTAAGGAAAATTAGAACTTTTCTGGGATCTTCTGACAAGGTTTGTCCTTCATCTTAAAATGCTTTCTCTTCAGTGAAACCATCTTTGGAGCTAGTCATTTATTCTCACCACCTTTGTCATCTTGACTCCAACCTGATATTCCTCTTCTTTTGGTCCAGACCCTCAGATTTTAAAAGTAGCTTCAAGTTAAGGAAAGGTCATTTTTCCACAGTTCAGTTCTCTGAAAAACTTCCATCTCCCGCTGAAAGTCATAGTCCAAGAGTGAAGCAGTCACGTGCTAAAACTTCAGGGCCAGCTGGAAAGTCATTATGAACACTTGCATTAGTCACTGTTATTTATCACAAGCGTGCAAATGCACAGTCCTGGAAAAGGCGGCCTCTCTGTgcacatatgtaatttttaaaaaggagacgaCAATATGAAGGGGGCTGAGGTTTGATCACCAAAAATCAGCACagtgaaaacaaacaataatgaataATTGACACTAGAATGCAAATTACCAGATGTTTTAAAGAGATGCCAGTTTTCAATTCTGTTTTGAACATCACATTACaaaagaactatttttaaaaataaaggattggggaaaataaaaaaaataagaatatctaAACTGTTGAATGACCCCCTATTTGTTCCTAATAAACTTCAATCACATCTTCTCCCTCTATTCCCAGTTCTTTTGGAGTATGATTATCAGCAATTCTCTGACCTTCAAAGAGAAACCTGGGTGAATTCATGGGAACTTCCTGTCTTTGACAGTGTGATTCTTTGAGTTTCTTGAGATGTGTTGTCATTTTCACTTTGAAGTAAATCTCACTGCTCTCCTGTCCTGTGACTTTGAGTTTAATATATTCTCCTTCCTTCTTATCCCCCAAGTCCTCAGTTGAAAGTTTTGCCTCCTGGTCAGACATGGTGACGGTGGCTTCCCCCCGGGGTCTCCGCACAGCAGCGGCCTTGGGTAGGCAGAACCTTGCCTGCTTCATGTATTTTTCAGCTCTTATTGGGGGCGTGAATGTTTAGGATAATTACGTCTCTTGATTAACGCCTTGTCATTATGAAATGACCTTCTTTATACCTTTTGGTAGTCTTGCCTAAAATTAatagctattccagctttcttttgactagtattagcatggtatatatttttctcaCCCTTTTGTTTTCACctgttcatatttttatatttatatatagttgtgcCTTGTCTTCTCATCCTGTTGTCAGATTGCCTTTCATTGGGATGTTTAagccatttacattttttaaaaataaaataatttaaataaaataaataaatttttaaataaaataaatttattttaaaaagtctctttAGAGGGCGAAAAAAAGAGCAGGAAGGGTGTaaagaataaataaggaaagagaaaaggattcTTAGTAATTTTTCATGTATTCTCactgaaaaataatgaagagaaaatggGTAGCTGAGAAGCAAAATTAATCCTGATTaaggccatttacatttaatgtggtCATTGAAAGGGTTAGGTGTAAGTCTGTAATCTTGCTATTTGTCTTGTGTTTGTCCCACCTGTTCTTCCCTTTATATTCTATTCTTCTTTTGGATTCTTTGAGTGTTGTTTTTAATCCCTTACATCAATCTTCTTTTAAAGAAGATATGTAgacagataaataagtaaatataaagaaacaaaattggaaaAGGGAATAGGAACTATCTGGTCTGGGTAATGGGGCAGGGAGCTGGTGGCAGTTTTCACTAGGATGGTCAggaaaggtgacatttaagcataTGACATTTAAGCAAAGACCTGAAAAAGATCAAGGAGTGAGTCATGTAGATCTAGGAGAAGACAATTTCAGATAGAGAAGCCCTGAGTTTTATAATCATGAATGTGCCTTGTAGGTTCAAGGAGCAGCAGAGGCCAGTGCGGCTGGAGCAGAGTGGCCAAAGGGGCGATGAGAGCAGAGAGGTAATGGATTGTGGAACACCTTGCATGAGTCTCTGAATGAGATGGAAAGCTGCTCTAGGGCTTTGAGCTGGAAATGACATGACGTGACTTaggttttaaaaggatcactctggtTACTGTATTGAGAATAAAATGTGTTGGAAAAGGGGAGCAAGAACAGAAACTAGAAAGCCAGTTAGGAGGTTATTATAATAATCCCACTAGAGATGATGCCAACTCAGACCAGACCTGTGAGAAGTGGTTAGGTCCTGCATATTTTgaaggatttgctgatggatatGTGTATGCAAAAAGTAGAGGATTCAAGAATGATTCCACAGTTTGGCCTAACGAAATGGAAAGATAGAATTATATTCTGAGATGGGAAAACTGTGGGAGTCAAAAGCCTACAACAGCCTGGTCCATGGTAGGTGCTTTGTGTTGTGAAAGGCAGTCTTGGGCATGCAGTCTTGCAACCCCCTCTCTTGGCTATAAGAATGGGCCTTGGGCCTGGAACACTTACTTAGCAAGAAATAGAGTCCTCACAGCCTGTGCTCCTGTGTTCTGCTTAAGCATCATATGGCACCTGGCCAGCCCCATTGTTGTATCTGTCCCctggggggagaaggaggagtcATTGTGCTGTAGCCATGAGGGGCGAGTGCAGGCCAGCTGCCCTGCATGGCTGCCTAGGTCCCCCCTGCGGGCCATGGGGGAACCAGGCCCCAGTACTGATACTGATCTTgctctgtttcttctctgtgtgAGTCAAGTGCTGTTCCCTCCACTGCTTGACTGTGTTGTTTTCCATGGTGACTCCAGTACCAAGATATAGTGAGCAGAAGTGTTTGGACTTCTACACCTGGTGACAGGCAACAGGTGCCACTTGCTCGACACTTTGTAaatattcaatgaatgaatgaatgggaaggTTTGGACTTCAAGTTAGGGGCTGCTAATTTTGAGATGACTATTAGACCTTTAAGTAGAGATGTTGAGTGGTCAATTAGATGTAaaagtttggggacttccctggtggtccactggctaagactctgcacttccaactgctcgaggagctaagatcccacatgccgtgcagtgcggccaaaaaaaaaaaaaaataataagatgtAAAAGTTTGGAGGGCagggaagaaaaaacaataaaattatttgGAAAGAATTGGCATCTCCATAACGAGTGTTTCTACCCAACAAGAGACATatataagaatgttcataacagcattatttgcaGTAGATTTAAACTGGAAAACAATATTCatcaacaaaagaatgaaaaaataaattgtggtataatcATAGAATGGTATTCTACAGTAATGATAACGAATGAACTGAGGTATATGCAACAACATTGatgaagccagacataaaagaattctgtatgattccattcatataaataaaactaaactatggtgttagaagtcagaaTGGATATTGGAGGAGGGAGCAGATAGTGATTGGGAGATAGCACTAGGGTACCTTCTGGAAGGCTTCTGTTTTTTTATCTGAGTGGTGATTGTGTGTTTACTTTGTCATCACTCATTGAACTGTTCATTTGAGTGTTGGACACTTTGGGGGATATATGTtatatctctaaaaaaaaaaaaaaagttaaactgtTATGTTAGAATATTGTCTCCCAAAGAATTTGCTTAACAGACTCCAGTTTCAATAGCTATGCTTCATTCCTAGCTATTCTTGAGGTTttaagtggtcatgaagcatacAAGATAATCTATTTAAACTATAATGGGAAGAGCATTGTACAAATAACTGAATTCCTAATATTGGGAAAGAGGATGAATAACAACCACTGAAAGAAATAATGCAGGGTTTAGCATACCCACCTTGACATCTAAAATGTTATTCGATTTTTAAGTTTGGAATTTAAAGTGAATTAGAGAAAACTCAGTAGGAAATCTTGagtttaaatacagcagtgaagCTTCAAACCCCACATATGGAACTATAAGATAGAACATTATTTCTCAATAGAATGCAGTAACCTTATAACGGTATACTTGAGTTAGGTATGTATTAATTATTTTGAGCTTTGAGCATTAAGGTGAATCTATAATTTCATCCTATTGTTTATACAAGGATGTTTACCTTTACAGTGTTTATCAATGATATTAAAGACACCTATACAGTGTAGTCACTTAAGACCCAAATCCCACTCTGACATATCTATGAGTCATGACCTCCTTGACATTTTGCTTTAATTGCCTCAATTCCCCACCACAACTGTAGACCAAATCTAACAAGATAAAATATAATGGGGGTAAATGCAAGGTCTTATGTTTAGGTTCAGATGCAGAAAGTAAAAGTATGATTTACCGACAGAGGTGATGAAGTTTCAGGGGGTTTTTTTGATGTAAGATCACTCTTCAATGGGACTACCCCCTCAAAAGATAAATGTAATTGTAGGCTTCATTACTGCAAGTAATGGAGATAATTGGATTACACAAAGAATATTATGGTCAGTTTGGGGCACCCTATTTTTAAGAGTGACATTACAAATTAAAGCTCATCCAGAGGAAACACCAAGTTTTGAGGGGTTGTGAAAAATGGATTATGTGGCTAAAGAAACTGACTCTGTAGTCTGACAACAACCTGTAaagcattatccccattttacagaaaggaaactgaggctcacagataATTCatgatttattaaaatgtaattcaaaAGTGGTTGGCTCAGGCGCCACGTCTGTTGATTCTTCATTTACTGTTGTTGTTTCAAAATATTGGttttagttatattttataaaagcCTGGCTGTTAACCCTTATATGAGGAAAACTTGAAACTATAGGGGAATGATTACAGATTAAATGAGGGAAAGGGAACATTCAGAGTGGGAAGATCAGTGTGAGAAGACAGTCTGGTTATAAGTTTAATAGTATTACAGAAATGTCTTATacacatttctctctttttcaaggTTTTTGACTCCAGTGAAGAATCTGGGCATCTTGTTCTCACCATAGTTATATCGGGTCATTTCTTCATTTCCCAAGGACAGACACTGTTGGTAGGTTTTATGCATATAGTTTAATATGTAGATATATTTATCTTTGTAGctttacattaattttgtatcctcaaGGTTCTTCAGTCTCATTGAAATTCATCAaattaacaaattcaacaaattaagcatttattgaatgttcTATAACAGTGggaaataaaaaaacataatGAATATTTCCTGCCCTAAAGGGGTTTAGGGTTTTGTTGGGAGTCAAAGTGGATCAAAGGATTGAGATTAATCGGTGTTATAAAGGATTCTTCATTGGGGAGATTGGGTTGAAGACAGGTTAGATTTATAGAGAGATGGGTGTGGGTTTTCCGGGTAGAATAAAGAGCATATGCAGAGGGATAGATTTGAGAAAATAGCTAAAAGAAAACTTGAAGCATGCTATTATCAATTGATAGCGTCCTCTATAaaactctaattttattttattttttattaaagtatagttgatttacaaggttgtgttagtttctggtgtacagcagagtgattcagttgcacatatatatacaaattctttttcatattcttttccattataggttattataagatatttaatataactccctgtgctgtacagtaaatccgtattgtttattttatatacagtagtttgtatctgctaatcccaaactccttatttatcccttcacatttcctctttggtaaccatgagtttgttttctatgtctgtgagtctgtttctgttttgtaaataagttcatttgtatcatattttagattccacatgtaagtgatcatatgatatttgtctgatttacttcatttagtatgataatctctaggttcatccatgttgctgcaaatggcaaaatttcattcttttttatggctgagtagtattctggtgtgtgtgtgtgtgtgtgtgtgtgtgtgtgtgtgtgtgtgtgtaccacatcttctttatccattcagctgtcgatggatatttaggttgtttccatgtcttggctgttgtgaatagtgctgctatgaacataggggtacatgcatctttttgaattagggttttgtccaggtgtatgcccaggagtgggattgctggatcatatggtagttctatttttagttttctgaggaacctccatactgttttccatagtggctgcaccaatttacattcccaccggcagtgtaagagggttcccttttgtccacaccctctccagcatttttcatttgtagactttttaatgatggccattctgaccggtgtgaggtacctcactgcagttttgatttgcatttctctaataattagtgatgttgagcatcttttcatgtgtctactggccatctgtatgtcttctttggagaaatgtctgttaaggtcttctgcccattttttgactgggttgtttgttttttttgttgttgagttgtattagctgtttgtatattttggagattaagcccttgtcagttgcgtcatttgcaaatattttctcccattccataggttgtctttttgggtttttttgtcgtttcctttgctgtgcaaaagcttgtgagtttgattaggtcccatttgtttatttttgtttttatttctattgccttgggagactgacctaagaaaatattgctacaatttatggcagagaatgttttgcctatgctctcttctaggagttttatggtgtcatgtcttatgtttaagtctttaaacggcctttgttttaaagtatgttttgtctgatatgagtattgctacccctgctttcttgtcatttccatttgcatgaaatatctttttccatcccctcactttcaatctatgtgtttCCTTcgccctaaagtgggtctcttgtaggcagcatattgtaggctcttgttttattatccaaCCTGCcgctctatgtcttttgattggaacacttagtccattgacatttaagataattattgatagatatgcatttattaacattttaaatcttgttttcCAAAAGctctaattttataaaaatgcataCATTCTTTATTCTgaatatacataaatacacacatattgtAGGAAACTTTTGGAATGAAGAAatatataaaggagaaataagaatCTCCTTGCTtgaaagttcatttttttaattgaagtatagttgatttacagttttgtgttagtttcaggtgtatggcaaagtgattcagttttatatatatgtaaataaatatatatataataaatatatatatacacacacacatattttcagattattttccattataggttattacaagatattgagtataattccctgtgctatacagtaaatccttattgcttatctgttttaaatatggtagtgtgtctatgttaatctcatactcctaatttatcctcccctcccccttcacctttggtaaccataagtttgttttctatgtccattagtctgtttctgttttgtgagtaaattcatttgtattattttttagattccacatataagtgatatcatataatacttgtttttctctgtctgacttcacttagtatgatattctctaggtctgttcatgttgctgcaaatggcaaaatttcattctttttatggccaagtaatattccattgtacataccacctcttctttatccattcgtctgtcgatggacatttagattgcttccatgtcttggtttttgtgaatagtgctgctgtgaacattggggtgcatgtatcttttcaaattagaatttttgtcttttctggatatatgcccaggagtgggattgctggataattgtggtaactctatttttagttttttaaggaagctccatgctgttttccatagtggctgcaccagtttatattctcaccaacagtgtaggagggttcccttttctccacatcctctataGCATTTATATTTGTAGATTGAAAGTTTACGTTTGAATTGGTATTtagaaacaaaatgaataaagaaacaagacaaTTATTAACTTCCAATCAGAGAAATTAtacaagaaaggaaatgtaagAGAAGGTTATTACATTGACATAATGAATTtgtgcaaatatttactgaatatctacGTAGGCATAATTTATTCACTTAGCAATTACTGTATGCTTGGCATTGTACTAGGTGCTAAGGATAGAGCAGTGAACAGCAAAGGCAAAAATCCCTGTCATCATGGAGTGTCATCATTCTAGTGGGGAGAAACAGTAATAAACAAATaggtcaaatatatttaaaagacatgAATTTTTGGTGAACCCCTTACACATTCTGTTATAACATGGCAGCATCCCACAGTTGTGTATTGTGATGATTCATCTTTCCACTCTAGTGGAAGATAGCCTTATCTGAATGTGAGATGACCTGCAAAGCCATCTTTGCATTCCTTGTGACTTTTAAAATTGTAGCACTGCTTGTACAGTTGTGCTTTATCTGCCACTGTTAGGGCTTTTATCAGCTGCCAAGAGGTAAGATTTGTTGTTCAACTTCGAATGTAGAATCCCAGATGGTGGACTGACGGATGCCTAGCACATAGTTAATTCTCCTTGTCAGTATCATGGGTCTTTGCTGAATGGTGACATTAATGCAGTTTGGCTTCCTCAGACATAGGGGCCCACCCTGTTCCTTGTCTCTGCTCCATTCTTTTGCACCAATGGTAGATGTTGTTACAAACTTGGTATCATACATGGAATGATTTTTTGCACTGCAGTAACAAAACCAAGTTTATCAAATTCCAGGACATCACTATTGAGAAATACTGTAGCTCTACAATTTGGTGCAtgttgtgtatacatatataacttgagtaatattttttaaaatcttctttaaactctttatttattttttattataccaaATGTTTATATAATTTCAGTGTGAAAAAAACTTACATACATTTGTTAAGGTCTCATTGTAATCTGTGAGATGGATCACAAAGAAAGAGGTGAATGATAATAAGCCATGCTCCCCAAAAAATTCACTCCGTGCATTTTGATTCCCACAGTGTACTTTTTGTGTAAATTTGTATATTCAAGATGATTTCTCAGATGTAGTCATAAGCCCGTCTATCAAGGGAGTTTACATCAGCAGATTGGGCAAGCACATCACAAGGAAGTTATTTCCAAACCTAAAGCCCAGGATGGGCTGGGTCAGGCCCTAGGCACCTGCTTTCCGTTGCCATCATCACAGACTTCCTGGGTATCTCACAATATTCagtgtgaaaataaaaaacaccccAAGTCTTACACCAAAATATAGGCTCTTAAGAAGTATGcttttagcttttttaaaaaataagacattttggGGAGTGTGGGGGGGGGAATTTGAGACATAGTTAACACTTATTTTGGCAAGATAGCAGTGAAAACCTGAAAAGCATAAGCTATGTGTCCAGATGCAAAAGTCATCAAAGAACCGTAGTCTGTCAGGGGAAAAATCCACACTGAACAAAAGATACAGTATgtctaaatattttgaaattgtaATTTGAATCAAGAGTAAATGCTGAAAAATGATGCTCAGTGTTTGCTAGAGATTAAGTGTGCCTTTTCCTGCTTCCCCCAAATAAAATCGTAGAGCTTACTATTTAATCACTCCCCAAAGTTTCAGTTTTCTCTCAGTGTAAAGCAAGAGCTACATAcacataataaaatgttatatgttaatGTGATAATTCCCCTGGCTCATCCAACGTGCAAGTGCACATGACTTCAAAGACTACAATTTGGGGCAAgtatagaagaaatgaaaaaaacacaatTCAAGTTTCAAAACctgttcttaaaattttatttacaggaCACTCAGGTCATTTTAACTTCTCAGTAAGGTAAAGGTATTGCACTGTCATTTGATCATCAGTCCCCCTTGGCATGGGAAGAATGTACCTTACCACATGCCAATCTGAGGAACTAGAAATAAGACTTAAAAGTACTACATTTCTTAATGACTGAGTAAGTAAGTTTATGTTCACATTCTGCTGAGACCTCTTTATAGTCTCAGCACCTGACAATATCTAACAGGCTCCAATAATCCTATCAGGTTAAATGATGATGCAACATTTTTTAAACGAGCCAATTATTTCAGCTCACTTAAGTCATTCAGAGCCAAAAATCTGAAGAGCGAGCAAAatcaaatctttatttttataaccaTATAAATGTGATCCAAATGTGTCCACCactaatttttcaaaaagaaacatgctgtAAATAAGCACACATATCTGC from Eschrichtius robustus isolate mEscRob2 chromosome 1, mEscRob2.pri, whole genome shotgun sequence includes:
- the LOC137760078 gene encoding small ubiquitin-related modifier 1-like, with translation MSDQEAKLSTEDLGDKKEGEYIKLKVTGQESSEIYFKVKMTTHLKKLKESHCQRQEVPMNSPRFLFEGQRIADNHTPKELGIEGEDVIEVY